One window from the genome of Pseudomonas frederiksbergensis encodes:
- a CDS encoding dihydrofolate reductase, whose product MKKTLPLSLIAALGENRVIGIDNSMPWHLPGDFKYFKATTLGKPIIMGRKTWDSLGRPLPGRLNIVVSRQSGLILEGAEVYSTLEAAVERAEAWALEQGVDELMLIGGAQLYGQALDQADRLYLTRVALSPEGDAWFPAFDSSQWKLVSNQPNPAEGDKPAYSFEIWEKL is encoded by the coding sequence ATGAAAAAAACTCTTCCCTTAAGCCTGATCGCAGCCCTCGGTGAAAACCGTGTGATCGGCATCGACAACAGCATGCCCTGGCACTTGCCGGGGGATTTCAAATACTTCAAGGCCACTACCCTGGGCAAGCCGATCATCATGGGCCGCAAGACCTGGGATTCCCTGGGGCGACCGTTGCCGGGTCGCTTGAACATCGTGGTCAGTCGCCAGTCCGGTCTGATTCTGGAAGGCGCGGAGGTTTATTCCACACTTGAAGCCGCAGTGGAGCGGGCCGAAGCCTGGGCGTTGGAGCAGGGTGTGGATGAGCTGATGCTGATCGGCGGGGCCCAGCTCTATGGGCAGGCGCTGGATCAGGCGGATCGGCTATACCTGACCCGCGTGGCGCTGAGCCCGGAAGGGGATGCGTGGTTCCCGGCGTTTGATTCGAGCCAATGGAAATTGGTCTCGAACCAGCCGAATCCGGCGGAAGGGGACAAGCCGGCCTACAGTTTCGAAATCTGGGAAAAGCTGTAA
- a CDS encoding DUF2868 domain-containing protein, whose protein sequence is MTELQNLWLTETIRLREEHAGPLEDQEANRLARAAGGDLSTRIRHRARWLADRDGLVQALRHWLQGARLALLVLAVLAVASGAGLGFAALGDGRTPVNVFWALGSLLGLNVLLLIGWALGLIFAGEQGATLGRLWLWLSEKLARDAKAAQLAPALLLLLQRHRLNRWALGVLVNGLWLLAMLSALVIVLMLMATRRYGFVWETTILGGETFVTMTQVLGALPALLGFSVPTVEMIRASGDAALNIESARQAWAGWLVGVLLVYGLLPRLCLALLCLWRWRRGRARLRLDLNLPGYAQLRERLMPSSERLGVNDAAPAQLHRIDSAIGAMESDGALLVAIELDERPWPPKLPDSVKNAGILDSRESRHKLLEQLSRFPPARLAIACDPRRSPDRGSLALIAELARSAGATRVWLLQAPPGEALDGERLGDWHNALQQLQLPFADCAPMNWLETGHD, encoded by the coding sequence GTGACAGAACTGCAGAACCTCTGGTTGACCGAGACGATACGCCTGCGTGAAGAACACGCCGGCCCGCTCGAGGACCAGGAAGCCAATCGCCTGGCCCGCGCGGCAGGAGGTGATCTATCCACCCGCATCCGCCACCGCGCCCGCTGGCTGGCCGACCGCGACGGCCTCGTCCAAGCCCTGCGCCACTGGCTGCAAGGCGCGCGCCTGGCACTGTTGGTATTGGCGGTGCTCGCCGTCGCGAGCGGCGCCGGCCTGGGGTTTGCCGCGCTCGGCGATGGACGTACGCCGGTGAATGTCTTCTGGGCCTTGGGTAGCTTGTTGGGGCTGAACGTGCTCCTGCTCATCGGTTGGGCCCTGGGCTTGATATTCGCCGGGGAACAAGGCGCCACGCTGGGACGCCTTTGGCTGTGGCTCAGCGAAAAACTCGCCCGCGATGCCAAGGCCGCCCAATTGGCGCCAGCCCTGCTGCTATTGCTGCAACGGCACCGACTCAATCGCTGGGCCCTCGGCGTGCTGGTCAACGGCTTGTGGCTGCTGGCGATGCTCAGCGCGCTGGTGATCGTATTGATGCTGATGGCGACCCGGCGTTATGGCTTCGTCTGGGAAACCACGATTCTTGGCGGCGAGACCTTTGTCACCATGACCCAGGTCCTCGGTGCGCTGCCCGCCTTGCTCGGCTTCAGCGTGCCGACCGTCGAGATGATCCGTGCCAGCGGCGACGCCGCGTTGAATATCGAAAGCGCTCGCCAGGCCTGGGCCGGCTGGCTGGTCGGCGTCCTGTTGGTCTACGGCTTGCTGCCGCGCCTGTGCCTGGCGTTGCTGTGCCTGTGGCGTTGGCGTCGTGGCCGCGCCAGACTTCGCCTGGACTTGAACCTGCCCGGCTACGCGCAGTTGCGCGAGCGATTGATGCCCAGCAGCGAACGCCTGGGAGTCAACGACGCCGCGCCCGCGCAACTGCACCGAATCGACAGCGCCATCGGCGCAATGGAAAGCGACGGCGCGTTGCTGGTGGCGATCGAGCTGGACGAACGTCCCTGGCCGCCAAAGCTGCCCGACTCTGTTAAAAACGCGGGCATCCTCGACAGCCGCGAGTCTCGCCACAAACTCTTGGAACAACTCTCACGCTTCCCTCCCGCGCGCCTGGCGATTGCCTGCGACCCTCGGCGTTCGCCGGATCGCGGCAGCCTTGCGTTGATTGCCGAACTGGCCCGCAGCGCCGGCGCTACCCGCGTCTGGTTGTTGCAGGCGCCGCCCGGCGAAGCACTGGACGGCGAGCGCCTGGGGGACTGGCACAACGCGCTGCAACAACTGCAATTGCCATTCGCCGACTGCGCCCCGATGAACTGGCTGGAGACCGGCCATGACTGA
- a CDS encoding GTPase/DUF3482 domain-containing protein: MTEPFKPLKLAVVGHTNVGKTSLLRTLTRDVGFGEVSHRPSTTRHVEGARLSVDGQALLELYDTPGLEDAIALLDYLERLERPGERLDGPARLARFLDGSEARQRFEQEAKVLRQLLASDAGLYVIDAREPVLAKYRDELEVLASCGKPLLPVLNFVSSAQHREPEWREALARLGLHALVRFDSVAPPEDGERRLYESLALLLESARGQLERLIVDQQAQRLARQQSAKRLIAELLIDCAACRRSVASDADLEHQAISQLRDAVRQREQRCVEALLKLYAFRAQDAAASDLPLLDGRWGDDLFNPDTLKQLGVRVGGGIAAGAAAGAGVDLLVGGLTLGAAALAGAIAGGALQTARSYGNRLMGKLKGQRELTVDDSVLRLLALRQRQLLQAINQRGHAAMDSIRIATPQDKTWREGKLPEALSKARAYPQWSSLNANPRLSQAERQEQIEQLAGQL, translated from the coding sequence ATGACTGAACCCTTCAAGCCGTTGAAGCTCGCGGTGGTCGGCCACACCAATGTCGGCAAGACCTCGTTGCTGCGGACCCTGACCCGCGATGTCGGCTTCGGCGAGGTCTCCCATCGCCCGAGCACTACGCGTCACGTCGAAGGCGCTCGCTTGTCAGTGGATGGCCAGGCGCTGCTGGAACTGTACGACACGCCGGGACTGGAAGACGCCATCGCCTTGCTCGATTACCTCGAACGTCTCGAGCGTCCCGGTGAGCGCCTGGACGGCCCGGCACGCCTGGCGCGCTTCCTTGACGGCAGCGAGGCCCGGCAACGTTTCGAGCAGGAAGCCAAAGTGCTGCGGCAGTTGCTCGCCAGCGATGCCGGGCTGTACGTCATCGATGCCCGCGAACCGGTGCTGGCCAAATACCGTGATGAATTGGAGGTCCTCGCCAGCTGCGGCAAGCCGCTGCTGCCGGTGCTCAACTTCGTCAGCAGTGCCCAGCATCGCGAGCCCGAGTGGCGCGAAGCCTTGGCGCGATTGGGCCTGCATGCGCTGGTGCGCTTCGACAGTGTTGCCCCGCCGGAAGATGGCGAACGACGCCTGTACGAAAGCCTGGCGCTGTTGCTGGAAAGCGCGCGCGGACAACTGGAGCGCCTGATCGTCGATCAACAGGCCCAGCGCCTGGCGCGCCAGCAGAGCGCGAAGCGCCTGATCGCCGAGCTGTTGATCGACTGCGCCGCCTGCCGCCGCAGTGTCGCCAGCGATGCCGATCTGGAGCACCAAGCCATCAGCCAATTGCGCGACGCCGTCCGTCAGCGCGAGCAACGCTGCGTCGAGGCCTTGCTCAAGCTCTACGCCTTCCGTGCCCAGGACGCAGCCGCCAGCGACTTGCCCTTGCTGGACGGTCGCTGGGGTGATGACTTGTTCAATCCCGACACCCTCAAGCAACTGGGCGTGCGGGTCGGTGGCGGAATCGCGGCGGGGGCTGCGGCCGGCGCCGGCGTGGACTTGCTGGTGGGAGGCCTGACCCTTGGCGCCGCCGCCCTGGCCGGAGCGATTGCCGGCGGTGCACTGCAAACCGCCCGCAGCTATGGCAACCGATTGATGGGCAAGCTCAAGGGCCAGCGTGAACTGACCGTGGACGACAGCGTGCTGCGCCTGCTGGCCTTGCGCCAACGGCAATTGCTGCAAGCGATCAATCAACGCGGTCATGCGGCGATGGACAGCATCCGCATCGCCACGCCCCAGGACAAGACCTGGCGCGAAGGCAAGCTGCCCGAGGCCTTGAGCAAGGCTCGAGCGTATCCGCAGTGGTCGTCGCTCAATGCCAATCCTCGCTTGAGCCAGGCTGAGCGACAGGAACAGATCGAGCAGCTGGCCGGGCAGCTTTAG
- a CDS encoding DUF523 domain-containing protein, with amino-acid sequence MDKILVSRCLLGHRVRYDAGASGPFDQLQQWLDEGRIVPLCPEVAGGLPTPRAAAEIPGGQGAQVLDGDAAVITSDGEDVTVQFLSGAYQALELVREHGIRIAVLKANSPSCGNLLTYDGTFSGVKVPGEGVTAALLRRHGVRVFSELELAEAASALKALAAE; translated from the coding sequence ATGGACAAGATCCTCGTCAGCCGCTGTCTGCTCGGTCACCGCGTGCGTTATGACGCAGGTGCCAGCGGGCCATTCGATCAGCTCCAGCAATGGCTCGACGAGGGTCGGATCGTGCCCCTGTGTCCGGAAGTCGCCGGTGGTTTGCCCACGCCTCGGGCGGCAGCGGAGATCCCCGGAGGGCAGGGTGCGCAGGTGCTCGATGGCGACGCGGCCGTCATAACCTCCGATGGCGAGGACGTGACCGTGCAGTTTCTGTCGGGCGCCTATCAAGCGCTGGAATTGGTGCGCGAGCACGGCATTCGCATCGCCGTGCTCAAGGCCAACAGCCCCTCGTGCGGCAACCTGCTGACCTATGACGGCACGTTCAGCGGCGTGAAGGTCCCTGGCGAGGGCGTGACGGCGGCGTTGCTCAGGCGCCATGGCGTGCGGGTGTTCAGCGAACTGGAGCTGGCTGAAGCGGCATCGGCGCTAAAAGCGTTGGCCGCAGAATAG
- a CDS encoding 2OG-Fe(II) oxygenase yields MRAMQIPSDHPLLLRIVDDLAERGWSQQNIFLPDALTRALAAECRQRAAEGELAPAAVGRGPFSEIREGIRGDRIQWIEPGQVEACDRYLGLMDSLREALNRGLFLGLEDFESHFALYPPGAFYLKHVDRFRDDDRRMVSAVLYLNDAWLPEHGGQLRMYLDESAEHDVVPTGGCLVVFLSGDIPHEVLPATRERLSLTGWFRRRGNELF; encoded by the coding sequence ATGCGCGCCATGCAAATACCTTCTGATCATCCGTTGCTGTTACGTATCGTCGACGACCTGGCCGAGCGTGGCTGGTCGCAGCAGAACATCTTCCTGCCGGATGCGCTGACGCGCGCCCTGGCGGCTGAATGCCGCCAGCGCGCCGCTGAAGGTGAACTGGCCCCGGCCGCCGTTGGGCGCGGGCCTTTTTCGGAGATCCGCGAGGGGATTCGTGGCGATCGCATCCAATGGATCGAGCCCGGCCAGGTTGAAGCCTGCGACCGTTACCTGGGTCTGATGGACAGCCTGCGCGAGGCCCTTAACCGGGGGCTCTTCCTTGGCCTGGAAGACTTTGAGAGCCACTTCGCCCTGTACCCGCCTGGCGCGTTCTATCTCAAGCACGTCGACCGTTTTCGCGACGATGATCGGCGCATGGTCTCGGCGGTGCTCTATCTCAATGACGCTTGGTTGCCGGAGCACGGCGGTCAGTTGCGCATGTACCTGGACGAAAGCGCGGAGCACGACGTAGTGCCCACGGGCGGCTGCCTGGTGGTGTTTCTCTCGGGGGACATTCCCCATGAAGTGTTGCCGGCGACGCGTGAGCGGCTGTCCTTGACCGGTTGGTTCCGACGCCGCGGCAACGAGTTGTTCTGA
- a CDS encoding DUF2059 domain-containing protein, producing the protein MRRLLFSLLMFCVLPAWADSYDQLYKVAGWPEQRAHFNDALNAAQQRYQNSLPPAVFQALVNNSNQRFAPQAMDQRAEAQLRKHLGDPNPALSFFQSPLGRKVVAAELLATRRDQLAKNAKGLPKMQASDNRLLIIGHLAQALPAREAGAEVSLAIAGVAADSLSSMIPGLLGGGQAQGMLNGQRQRLMDQIGTDLNNTLLYVYRDLSDTELEEFATFAESAEGQAYYQAALAAIRAGLAVGQNLGQ; encoded by the coding sequence ATGCGCCGTTTGCTTTTCTCACTGTTGATGTTCTGCGTATTGCCCGCCTGGGCAGACAGCTACGACCAGTTGTACAAGGTCGCCGGCTGGCCGGAACAACGGGCGCATTTCAATGACGCCTTGAACGCCGCGCAGCAGCGCTACCAAAACAGCCTGCCGCCTGCGGTGTTCCAGGCGTTGGTGAACAACAGCAACCAACGGTTCGCGCCCCAGGCCATGGACCAACGGGCCGAGGCCCAGTTGCGCAAGCATCTTGGCGATCCGAATCCGGCCCTGAGTTTCTTCCAATCGCCGCTGGGCCGCAAAGTTGTCGCGGCCGAACTGCTGGCGACCCGGCGCGACCAATTGGCAAAGAACGCCAAGGGCCTGCCGAAAATGCAAGCCAGCGACAATCGCCTGCTGATCATCGGTCATCTGGCCCAGGCCCTGCCCGCCCGTGAAGCCGGTGCCGAAGTCAGCCTGGCGATCGCCGGCGTGGCCGCCGACAGCCTGAGTTCGATGATTCCCGGCTTGCTGGGCGGTGGACAGGCCCAAGGCATGTTGAACGGCCAGCGCCAGCGCCTGATGGACCAGATCGGTACGGACCTGAACAACACGTTGCTGTACGTCTACCGCGACTTGAGCGACACCGAGCTGGAAGAGTTCGCGACCTTCGCCGAGTCGGCCGAGGGGCAGGCTTATTACCAGGCGGCGCTGGCGGCGATTCGGGCGGGGTTGGCGGTGGGGCAGAATCTGGGGCAGTAG
- a CDS encoding alpha/beta hydrolase has protein sequence MPASFDPDHLRASLQPLAQWQPLSAQAQAYQRFYGLDFPARALRRGLGRFDVAGYELVGQVWWPQNAVATVFVFHGYYDHMGLYRHLIEWALEQRFVVISCDLPGHGLSSGERASIGDFADYQATLQGLLVEARTLGLPQPWHLCGQSTGGAIVVDHVLSQGADSPAQGQVILLSPLVRPRAWGWSRLSYYLLKPFVTGIARRFTENSTDPDFLPFLQADPLQPLRLPTAWVGALAQWIKRIEAAPSSPRQPLIVQGQADMTVDWRHNLQVLRGKFDRPQVLMLPEGRHHLANEALAMRQEMFEFLSKRMSRIRR, from the coding sequence ATGCCCGCTTCTTTCGACCCTGATCATCTGCGCGCCAGCCTGCAACCCTTGGCGCAGTGGCAGCCGCTGTCTGCGCAAGCGCAGGCCTACCAGCGATTCTATGGACTTGATTTCCCCGCACGCGCATTGCGCAGGGGCTTGGGTCGTTTCGACGTCGCGGGCTATGAGCTGGTCGGCCAGGTCTGGTGGCCGCAAAACGCCGTGGCGACTGTGTTCGTCTTTCATGGTTATTACGATCACATGGGCCTTTACCGGCATTTGATCGAATGGGCCCTGGAGCAGCGGTTCGTGGTGATCAGCTGCGACTTGCCGGGCCATGGGCTGTCCAGTGGCGAACGCGCCAGCATCGGCGATTTCGCCGATTACCAGGCGACATTGCAAGGCCTGCTGGTCGAAGCGCGAACCCTGGGCTTGCCGCAGCCGTGGCACCTGTGCGGCCAAAGCACTGGCGGGGCGATTGTGGTGGACCATGTTCTCAGCCAGGGCGCTGACAGCCCGGCCCAGGGCCAGGTCATCCTGCTATCGCCCCTGGTCCGGCCTCGCGCCTGGGGCTGGTCGCGCCTCAGTTATTACCTGCTCAAGCCGTTCGTGACCGGCATCGCCCGGCGGTTCACCGAGAACTCCACCGATCCGGATTTCTTGCCGTTCCTGCAGGCTGATCCGCTGCAACCGTTGCGCCTGCCCACCGCATGGGTCGGCGCGCTCGCGCAGTGGATCAAGCGTATCGAGGCGGCGCCGAGCAGCCCGCGCCAACCCCTGATTGTGCAGGGGCAGGCGGACATGACAGTGGATTGGCGGCACAACTTGCAAGTGCTGCGGGGCAAGTTCGATCGGCCGCAAGTGTTGATGTTGCCTGAAGGGCGGCATCACCTGGCGAATGAAGCGTTGGCGATGCGCCAGGAGATGTTTGAGTTCTTGAGCAAGCGGATGAGCCGGATACGGCGCTGA
- a CDS encoding DUF6436 domain-containing protein translates to MRPSHRTTLLASLLALACAVVLWLAYDWFQGRFLRTFSQHTAVFSGDPLRLPPELAGPGAIRLVHFWDPACPCNVGNQQHLAELVDKYAPQGVEFYAVQKTGSQGRLPATLNSLEALPALPGSEQIPASPAVAIWDRSGKLAYFGPYSEGLTCNSSNSFIEPILEALSVDRKVNATHTLAVGCYCPWPTSN, encoded by the coding sequence ATGCGCCCATCCCATCGCACGACCTTGCTTGCCAGCCTCCTCGCCCTCGCGTGCGCCGTCGTGCTGTGGCTCGCCTACGACTGGTTCCAGGGCCGATTCCTGAGGACATTCAGCCAACACACGGCGGTATTTTCCGGCGACCCCTTGCGCCTGCCTCCCGAACTGGCCGGCCCGGGCGCGATCCGCCTGGTGCATTTCTGGGACCCGGCCTGCCCATGCAACGTTGGCAATCAACAGCACCTCGCCGAGCTGGTCGATAAATACGCACCGCAGGGCGTGGAGTTCTATGCAGTACAGAAAACCGGCAGCCAAGGCCGCCTGCCTGCCACGCTGAACAGCCTAGAGGCACTGCCGGCGCTCCCCGGTTCGGAACAGATTCCTGCAAGCCCCGCGGTGGCGATCTGGGACCGCAGCGGCAAGCTCGCGTATTTCGGTCCGTACAGCGAAGGCTTGACCTGCAACTCGAGCAATAGCTTTATCGAACCGATACTTGAAGCACTAAGTGTTGACCGGAAAGTTAACGCGACGCATACGTTGGCGGTTGGCTGTTACTGTCCGTGGCCGACTTCAAATTGA
- a CDS encoding sigma 54-interacting transcriptional regulator, producing MQKLLCAALSTPTKEDALNLEAFAQCVAPLGVDVLLRGETGTGKDTLAEKIHRMSGRSGKFVAINCAAIPESLAESQLFGANTGAFTGASQNRAGFVEAAHNGTLYLDEIDSMPLGLQAKLLRVLESRMVQRLGSTQNIPVDMRVIASAQSPLADMVERGEFRRDLYFRLNIISLKLPPLRSRKERIVPLFQSLVRREAQALDRPYVAPSPALLRQLLGYAWPGNIRELQSAAKRYVLGLPALPRAEQLENNSSTLKLKEHLQQFEKILIEDCMRRHHHCIDKVIAELGIARRTLYYRMKCLQISTT from the coding sequence ATGCAAAAGTTGCTATGCGCTGCACTTTCCACTCCCACTAAAGAGGATGCTCTCAATCTTGAGGCATTTGCCCAGTGCGTGGCCCCGCTGGGGGTCGATGTGCTGTTGCGCGGCGAGACCGGCACCGGCAAGGATACGTTGGCGGAAAAAATCCATCGTATGTCTGGCCGCTCCGGCAAGTTCGTTGCAATCAATTGCGCCGCCATTCCCGAATCCCTCGCGGAGAGCCAGCTCTTCGGCGCCAATACCGGTGCGTTTACCGGTGCCAGCCAGAATCGCGCCGGGTTCGTCGAAGCCGCGCACAACGGCACGCTCTACCTGGATGAAATCGACAGCATGCCGCTGGGGCTGCAAGCCAAGCTGCTGCGAGTCCTCGAATCGAGGATGGTGCAACGGCTGGGCTCGACCCAGAACATCCCGGTGGACATGCGTGTCATCGCTTCGGCCCAGAGCCCGTTGGCGGACATGGTCGAGCGGGGCGAGTTTCGCCGGGACCTTTATTTCCGACTGAATATCATCAGCCTCAAATTGCCGCCATTGCGCAGCCGCAAGGAGCGCATCGTGCCGCTGTTCCAGTCGCTGGTGCGCCGTGAAGCCCAGGCCCTGGACCGGCCCTACGTCGCGCCTTCGCCCGCGCTGCTGCGCCAGTTGCTCGGCTACGCCTGGCCCGGAAACATCCGAGAGCTGCAATCGGCTGCCAAGCGCTACGTGCTGGGCCTGCCGGCGCTGCCCCGCGCCGAGCAGCTGGAGAACAACAGCTCGACATTGAAATTGAAAGAACATCTGCAGCAGTTCGAAAAGATCCTCATCGAGGACTGCATGCGCCGCCACCATCACTGCATCGACAAAGTCATCGCTGAGTTGGGCATCGCCCGCCGCACACTGTATTACCGGATGAAGTGCCTGCAAATATCGACGACTTGA